In the genome of Vicia villosa cultivar HV-30 ecotype Madison, WI linkage group LG7, Vvil1.0, whole genome shotgun sequence, one region contains:
- the LOC131617505 gene encoding glutamine synthetase nodule isozyme-like, with the protein MSLLSDLTNLNLSETTEKIIAEYIWIGGSGIDLRSKARTLPGPVDDPSKLPKWTYDGSSCGQASGEDSEVVIHPQAIFKDPFRRGNNILVMCDTYAPSGEPLASNKRHAAEKIFSHPDVAAEEPWYGIEQEYTLMQKDVPWPYGWPSGGFPGPQGPYYCGIGADKAFGRDIVDAHYKACLYAGITISGVNAEVMPGQWEFQVGPALGISAGDEIWVARYLLERITEIAGAVLSLDPKPVKGDWNGAGAHTNYSTKSMREDGGYEVIKNAISNLEKKHKEHICAYGEGNERRLTGKHETADINTFKWGVANRGASVRVGRDTEKAGKGYFEDRRPASNMDPYIVTSMIAETTILWKP; encoded by the exons atGTCGCTACTCTCAGATCTAACAAACCTTAATCTCTCAGAAACCACCGAGAAGATCATCGCTGAATACATATG GATCGGAGGATCTGGTATAGACTTGAGGAGTAAAGCAAGG ACTCTCCCTGGACCTGTTGATGACCCTTCTAAGCTTCCCAAGTGGACCTATGATGGTTCAAGCTGTGGTCAAGCTTCTGGAGAAGATAGTGAAGTGGTCATACA TCCTCAAGCCATTTTCAAGGATCCATTCAGGAGGGGTAACAATATCCTG GTTATGTGTGATACTTATGCTCCATCTGGAGAACCCCTTGCCAGCAACAAAAGACATGCAGCTGAAAAGATATTCAGCCACCCAGATGTTGCTGCTGAAGAACCATGGTATGGTATTGAGCAAGAATACACCTTGATGCAGAAGGATGTTCCATGGCCTTATGGATGGCCCAGTGGTGGTTTTCCTGGACCTCAGGGACCATACTACTGTGGTATCGGTGCTGACAAGGCTTTCGGGCGTGACATCGTTGACGCACATTACAAAGCATGTCTTTATGCTGGCATTACCATAAGTGGCGTTAACGCAGAAGTTATGCCTGGCCAATGGGAGTTTCAAGTTGGTCCAGCTCTTGGAATCTCTGCCGGTGATGAGATTTGGGTTGCTCGATATCTTCTGGAGAGGATCACCGAGATTGCAGGAGCTGTTTTGTCCTTGGATCCTAAACCAGTGAAGGGTGATTGGAATGGTGCTGGTGCTCACACGAACTACAGCACGAAATCGATGAGGGAAGACGGTGGATATGAAGTGATTAAGAACGCGATTTCGAACTTGGAGAAGAAACACAAAGAGCATATTTGTGCTTATGGAGAAGGCAATGAGCGACGTTTGACTGGAAAACATGAAACTGCTGACATCAACACGTTCAAATGGGGCGTTGCGAATCGCGGTGCTTCTGTTAGGGTAGGAAGGGACACTGAGAAAGCAGGGAAGGGTTACTTTGAGGACAGAAGGCCTGCTTCTAACATGGATCCGTATATTGTTACTTCCATGATTGCAGAGACAACCATTCTCTGGAAACCTTGA